CCTCTCCGACCATCCTATGTTCTTCAGCTTCTGATCATCCAAAAAGTACCTCTGGTCATTGAAAGGCCGATTCTCCACAAATTCAATGACCCTATCTGCTTCCAGTGAGAAAAGCTTGCAGACATCCTTTGCCACATCGATCACTCTCCTTTCTTTCGTCGTTCCAATGTTATAAACATGCCCGACTTCTCCTCTGTGAAGAACAACCTCGAATGCCTCCGCCACATCCTCACAGTACAGATAGCTTCTAACATTAGAGCCATCACCATGAATCGGAAGTGGGTGACCTCTCATGGCCAAAAGGATGAATTTTGGAATCAGTTTCTCGGGGAACTGATTCGGCCCGTAGACGTTGTTTCCACGGGTTGTTATCACGGGCAAGCCATATGACCTCCCGTAGGCCATAACAAGCATCTCAGCCCCAGCTTTCGTTGCGGAGTACGGGTTGGTCGGCAGGAGCTGAGATGCCTCATGGTTTCCGACCACAGCATCCTCGTCGGTCTCCCCATAGACCTCATCAGTGCTAACATGGATGAACCTTCTGATCTGCCCAGTGACCTTGCAGGCCTCGAGGAGGACATGAGTGCCATAGATGTTGTTCTTGGTGAACTCAAAGGAGTTACCAAAAGAATTGTCGACATGGGTCTGCGCTGCAAAATGCATGATGGTGTCGATCGACTCGGTGATGAGGAGGTAGTTGACGAGGTCGGCGCTCCCGATGTCGCCCTTGACGAACTTGAAGTTGGGAGAGGAGCGCGAGGGGTTGAGGTTCTTCAGGTTGGAACAGTAATCGAGCTTGTCGAGGACGACGATCTTGTACTCGGGGTAGTTCCGGACGAGGCGGTTGGCGACATGAGACGCGATGAAGCCTGCCGCCCCGGTAATGAGGATGTTCTTCGGATTGTACGCCGCCATCTACTCTGCATAGAAACAGATCACACGTTGCCCACACAAGTCAGATCCAAGATCTAGAACACACCAAGCAATGACGGAAATAGGACTACAAATCTTTCGCAGATCCACCAACGGCATCATAAAAGCAAACAATTTTAGTCGATTCGTAGTCCCAATTCAATCAATCTTCAATTCGCAGACAACAAACAAAATATCAACGAGAATTAACCCAAACAGCAGTAGATCTCCCCCAAAACGACGGAAATCATCCACCATTACCCAAGATGAGATCTTACTAAACAACCCGGCAACTCATCAAACAAAAACCGTCTCAGATCGTCCCCTCGCCTGTCGCGAAATCCACGAAAACCAAACCCAGATCCGAAGAGCAAGCACCGAGAAAAAGGCGAGAAAAATCGCACCTTTTGCAGAAGGACAGAGCGATCGCTGTAGCGGCAATCCAATGTCAGGATCCGGTAGCAACTCGCAACAGATGGATCCGAAGATAAAGCTCGGGATCTCGAGAGGAGAAAGAGGACGCGGAATTGGGAAGCTTCGTCGCGGAGGACGAATGCGTGGTGGATTGGGAAGAACGCGGAGAAGGCGGGTGGGAAGACTAGTTCCGACCGGGGACGAGTAAGACGGGGAGGTGTCAATTTATTTCCGGATTACAGGGGAAATCTCTTCTCGTTTCTAAGGGGGAAGGAAGACTAATTAATGAGGGGTGACGGACTAatggagagatttgaggaggacaCGGTGGGAATCTTGTGATCTCGTATGAAACATGCGtgcatatatatacttatatacggAGAGAGTTTAGATCTTAGATCTCTGTCTCTTAATTTTGGTTATTACTAAATTAGATTATGAGGATCTTAACCTTATTTTAATGTCCTGTGACTGTGCTGCTTTCAACAAACATAGGAGGAAATGGGTCACGCGGTGTGCATGAGTCACAACAAGTCCATGACCATCATAAATGGAATTCGTCGACAGTCAAGCATCAGATAAACCATCAGATCACATACGTCAACATAAGCATGTCCTCAGTGGGACTCCAACCACAACCTACACTACGAAAGCATGCGGCTGCCAAAGAGGAAAGGAAGCAGCAATACACGAACGATGCTTCTAAATGCCTAGTTAGTGCTTTAGGTGGCCCTCGTTGGCCTTCTTGAACACCCGGGCTTGCGCTGCGGCAGCCTTGTCGGAGACGACCGCCGCGTTGAACGCGTCCCTCACTTGCTGCGTGCTGAACACGAAGCTCTTGTTCGCCAGGGAGTTGAGTAAAGACGCTGTTCCTTCTCGGTAAAGGGCTCCGATCCCGTCGGCGCGCGTGTTGGCCAGTGCCTCTGGCAAGCTCAGGCTCCTCCCGAAAGCTGCAGCAGCGGGTGGGCCGAAGAGTTGGCCGACGGTGCCCCAGTAGCCGATCAAGCCCCATATCGCCGCTGAATGTGTTCTCCAGTAACTAGAGAACCACATGATGTTACCGTGAGCTGAAGAAAAGGTAGGCTGAGACTGGAGTAATACGCTTACTCGCAAGTGAAGGGAAAGGTGTTGGGGTCGAAGGGAAGCAGCGGCGTCGCAGGGGGCGAAGGGATCACCGGGTATGTCGGAGTCGGCGGACCGAGAGGGACGAGAGGAGCAGGAGTGACGGGGCCATATGTTGGACTAGGAGGGGTGGTGACGACCGGGACTGAAGGCGGAGCGTAGTATCCTCCACCACCGTGAGATGGCGTCGGCTGCCTGCGAGACGGTGCACCATGGCCGCTGCCACCGCCACCACGGGACGGGGTCGGGCAAGCAGTCGCATGTGAAGCTGCACCGTGCAAGTCATGAGTCCACTACAACATCAATGTACCATAGAAGAAGGGACAGAAACCATGAGGTCACAGCATTTTACGTGGCGGAGTAGTGTTCGGGTCAGGAGAGTAGTAGTTCTTCCGGTCAACAAAGCCACCCTCAGGCTTCCTACTCGTCGCTGGAGTGACGAATTCCTGGAAGAACAACACCATTAACACAAAACGCACGAGTTCAAGAGTCTTCCCTTTCTTCTCGCTCCCCATGCCGACCGAGCTCAAGAGGTAGAGGAAGGGAAGTCGAGCTCTGTGGAAGTGGGAGAGGCAGTAACTGCGAGCGTATATATACACATGAAAGAGAGAGCTGGAGCGAGAGCAGTGCACACGACCATTAATACAGCAAGCGGAACACAGTAGAGGGTTAGTTGATATGCTGCAGGGTGCATTAATGGCAATTAAGGCTTTGCATGTAGCACAGAAGAAACATTTGAACACGTAGGAAGACGAAGGTTATTTGAATCAACGTAGCTGTGACATAGGTAGGATGACAGAAGCCTGTCAACCTCTTGTATACATCGCCTTACCCCTCACCCATGTCTCTCATGAGGACAGCTCGTATAGCCAAAGCTTCATACGTATATGGAACATCTAGACTCGAATTAAAGCTTCCCAGGAATAAGATAGTGAGAATAGACTGCATCGGAATgccaagaagggaagaaaatagaaagaaatcTAACACCTCTCAGCTTTGATACAGATGTACATTCTATAGTGTTGCGGCTTTACAGATCATATCTCGCTGGATCTTTACTACTCGAGAATCATCATTATTGCATGTTCGTCCGGTTGGAATGTGATGAAAGAGGATTAAGTTGTATTATCGTGACCTTATGGccctccctctttttttttccctctaaTCCGGTGAACAAATGACGAAATAATTAAGCTTATGTGATAAGGTCATGGTCATGTACATGCTGtgccatcataaaaatcattgatTGCACGAGAGAAATATAGTGATTATTGGACACTAATCACACGTTGAATTATCGCAGCATCCCAATCGTGTGCCCATCTTGGAACATTGGGCCGGACCCTGGCCCAAATACATCGAGTTAGGACTGAGCCAACATCTTTACCGACTCAGGCCGGGCCGACACAATCTCGACCCGGCCCATGTCGACACCATCTCGATTTAATAGAAAAGGCCCAATTCCTCTGCGTGATATTCCTCTATTTCACATTATATCGTGCGTAATGTTTGATTAAATTCTGCATAAACTAACATTttctttaatggattttattttatttttacaaaaatCACAAGCATTTTTAACATTTTGTATGTCGTAAGGGGTATTAAGATCTTTCCTATGACGATATAAAGTATGAGATTGTAAGAAATATTAAAAGTGATTATAATGAATAATGAGTTTGATGAGTCATTGGACATGACTGTGTGATTTGGACGATGCACAACGAGAAGTATATGTGGGAAACGAGAGGTGGATGGGACGGGCACCGTTTACCTGGAAAGCGTACGCGAAGCGCTCTATGACATGGCAGAAACCTTCTCTGCCATTGTCGTGTCTTGTTCCTCCTACAGTGCGATTCCTAGGGGCGTGTTGGGCCAGTAGGTGGATGGCCACCGTCCCTATCCGCCTTCACAAGTCCTTGGATCTTCCCGGAACTCCGCCCTAAACAGTGGAAAAGGGATGAGAGGACCAATCGAGGCTTCCATGTAGCTGTGGAACAGTTGTAGGACTGTGTCTCTGCATGTAGATTTGCAGAACTGGTCATGTTTAATCACAATCTTTCAGAAACTTCATGGTCATGACAGCAGTCTGGATGTTGATCCCTCGAAAGAGAAAGCTCTGTTTGATTCCATATACATGCAGCTCAGTTCTGGTTGGGTTGGTTGTGCCGTCACTGATTGCCAGTAAAAAAAGAGATCGCACACATGAATCCAACTCCTGGATGCAAACAAAGAAAGGGGAGGGATTGGTCAAGAACATCCCGGAGCAAGATGCAGAGTCTTGGGCAAGCCGACAGTGGTGGGTGGCTTACAGCGTGACCCATATCATCCCCCCCTCCTTTTGGGGCTCACAGTTGCCTCATTGACCAGAAGATCTCATAATGCCGAACTCGGAGTAATTAATGGAGCGGACAAGGATACAAATCAGGATGTGGACTTTTGTCACCCTGCTTTTCTGATGGCTGATAAGGATGCTCAACTGATTCGAGCTCGACGAGGCGAGAGAAAGGTTTATGTGAGCCAGACTTAACACTCATCAGCCGTTGCTTCTCTCCTCCACTGCAGATCGAAGAGGATGAATTGCTTGGGAATCCACCAACCCAGATGAATTGCTTGGGGACAAGAAAACCTGTGTCTTCGAGTCATGAACATGAGTCAAAGGCCTTTCCAGGCATGGCTTGTCCACATCCCAACAACACATGCAACCACTGCAACCAGAGACGACTTGAGGACAAGCTCAAGTAACCCTGCTACTGCCGCTGGAGGAGGTTGTGACCACAAAAGCTGTCCATCACCCACTTCCCCGCGTGAACCCCCCTGACTGGTGTTTAGTTGGATAAAACTGACATGGTAAAACATGAGGATTAACGAGCTATCAAATCAATTCAGTGGCTCAGTTCCAAAGTCAAACCACATCTGTTTCTGGCTTCGTGCATGAATGCTTCAAAGTCAAAGCCATTCAGGTGACTAGATTACTCACGTTTCAAACAAGGTTTGCTCATCTACAGCTTGTGGTGAACGGGAAGGTGCACCTTTTCCTTGGCTTTTTTCTTCTCGGTTCTTCTGATGGTGTTTCTCTTTTTGCTTTTCATCGTTGTGGATGTTCCAATTTGACTATCGAGCGAGAAAAAGATGCTAACTTTGGCAACTTTCTGGTGTTACCATATACCATTGACTTTACTTAGCCGAGTATGATTGTTTTGCGGGGCCGAAATGATACCACCGCGAGAAGAAGGAGATTTTGGGGATTCCAGCCCCATGGCAGGCAATAGATTACGGTGGACTCGGCGCCGAGCGGCTCTGAAGTCAATGCCGTCTCAGCCTTTCTCTGACTCGGCCAGTCTGCGTGACTTCATCTTCTGCCACAGCAATTTGCCTGGAAACCGTTGGGCATTTTCGAAGAGCCCAACAAGGACAagcagggggagagagagagagagagagagagagagagagagagaggggggggggggggggaggggggaagaCTTTAGCCTTCCGGTCATTTTTCTCGTCATTTCCGGCTTCTTCTTTCCATATACTCTGCACATGCAATCTGTTTGAAAGGCTGGTTCTGCTTTGTTGTAGAGGAGTCTATCAATGGAGAACCATCACCTGCATCTCCAAGACAGAGAAATCCAGTCCGCGCATCCCAACTCCCCCCACTCCACCACCAGTGGCAGCTGCATCAGCAACAACAAcggagcaacagcagcagcagctactGCTGGTTTAGCTCCTCTGCCACCACCTCTAACTCCGAAACCCCTCTCAAGATCCACCGATTCCAATCCGTACCCCACCACCTTCATCCAGGCTGATACCTCCTCCTTCAAGCAAGTGGTCCAGATGCTGACCGGCTCCGCCGAGACTACCGCGAAGCACGTAGCGTCGGCCGCAGCGCCTGCCAAGAACCCACTTTCGCCGCCGCCAGTCGCCAAGTCCGCCACAGCCCCAAAGAAGCCGGCTTTCAAGCTCTACGAGCGCCGCGGCAGCCTCAAGAATCTCAAGATGATCGGCCCTCTGATACCGACCTTGCTGGGCTCCAACCCCAGCTCCCCCGTGGGCAACGGCAAGCCGTTCTCGCCGTCCCGAAACCAGATGCCAGAGATCTTGTCCCCCAGCGTGTTGGACTTCCCTTCGCTGGCTCTTAGCCCCGTCACACCGCTGATCCCCGACCCCTTCAACCGACCACCGCACCCGAATCCAACTACGGGGATGTCAGCCGAGGACCGGGCCATCGCCGAGAAGGGGTTCTACCTGCACCCGTCACCGAGGACCACGCCAAGAGATGCGCAGCCACCGCGACTGTTGCCTCTATTTCCCGTCACCTCGCCGAAAATGTCATCCGCTTCAGCCGCTGCTGGTTCTTCTACCTGATGCTTCGTTTGGTACTCAGAAGACTAGGATGAATTGTGGACTTGGTTTCTTTCCCTTGGTTAATTTAGCTGCTGCTGTCGTTTCTTTGTGTGTGTGGGAGGGAGAAGGCACTGTTGGCGGAAATCTGTCTGCTTCATGTGCAGAAATTTGAGCTCTTTCCATGACCTCGGTTCTTGTGATCTCTCTGTGATGCAAACGGACCAGGGTCTGAGAGCAAAGCAAGCCAAAACCTTGAGTAATAAAAGTTATGAAGTAGAAATTTCAATCATATTTCAGATGATACTTCCGATTGTTGCTCCTGAGagaagacgagagagagagagcgagagagcgagagagaggaaaTTTTATCCATCCCTCTGCAAATTATGTTTCCTCTtccctttctgcttttctttttcctctttgtttTTGTCAACCTACGATCAAAAGGAAGAATTTTTTGCACAGTGAAAGCGAAAGCATATCCAAATAATTATTGAAGCATCGTAGAATAGGCCATTGGTTCTGGTTGAGGAGTTGATTCCAAGAAATGTCAAGAGGATATCTTCTCCATTCCACACAACTCAGGAAGGAAGAAGGGGCAGGGTGGAGCAAGAAACAACACAAGGGGTGGGGTGGAGCAAAGGGAGGACACTTTGCCTTGAGAACCCGTGAATGACCAGGGTTTCCATGGTCAGGGGAGGGAGTACAGTGATGACTGAGGGCTGTACTTGTGCTCACAGCACATGAGACTGGAGGAAGACAATGATCCTCTCCCACACACCCTACCCTTTTGCTCCTGATCAACAGTCTTCACAGCTGCTGCACAAATGATAGCCATTCGAGTCAATAAATAATACGCAAATGTTAATCCTACATAACAATCGATCGATGCCATATTTACTGTAGATGTTAGAATACACACAACTCAGAGCGTTCCCTACTGGTCGATGCACATTTACTGCATGCGTTCATGTCATGCATGAATGAGTCAACTGAGCCCCACTCCAAAGTCATGACGTAGAAATTAACAGGTTGACCAAATCCGTCTTGTAAAAGAAAAGTGGGTAAAGACGACAAACAAACAAATGGAACACAGACCTTGACTCCATCacccatatctctctctctctctctctctctctctctctctctctctctctctctcatcacaaTTAAATTTAAGATGCTAACTTTGGGCAGTACTCATAGCGCACATAAACAATCTGTATAAGTAGGCAAATGGTATGACAATTTTAACGATGAAGACAAAGTCACATGTGAAGAATCCAACTTTCTCATCTGAAATCTCAAATCAAATACCAAATCCAAAGACCTGAAACTGCAAGGAAGGCCACCAGTGAGACCCAGTCTTTGTAAGGGACAATCAAGT
Above is a genomic segment from Musa acuminata AAA Group cultivar baxijiao chromosome BXJ3-4, Cavendish_Baxijiao_AAA, whole genome shotgun sequence containing:
- the LOC103980240 gene encoding VQ motif-containing protein 4-like yields the protein MENHHLHLQDREIQSAHPNSPHSTTSGSCISNNNGATAAAATAGLAPLPPPLTPKPLSRSTDSNPYPTTFIQADTSSFKQVVQMLTGSAETTAKHVASAAAPAKNPLSPPPVAKSATAPKKPAFKLYERRGSLKNLKMIGPLIPTLLGSNPSSPVGNGKPFSPSRNQMPEILSPSVLDFPSLALSPVTPLIPDPFNRPPHPNPTTGMSAEDRAIAEKGFYLHPSPRTTPRDAQPPRLLPLFPVTSPKMSSASAAAGSST
- the LOC103980505 gene encoding protodermal factor 1-like yields the protein MGSEKKGKTLELVRFVLMVLFFQEFVTPATSRKPEGGFVDRKNYYSPDPNTTPPPSHATACPTPSRGGGGSGHGAPSRRQPTPSHGGGGYYAPPSVPVVTTPPSPTYGPVTPAPLVPLGPPTPTYPVIPSPPATPLLPFDPNTFPFTCDYWRTHSAAIWGLIGYWGTVGQLFGPPAAAAFGRSLSLPEALANTRADGIGALYREGTASLLNSLANKSFVFSTQQVRDAFNAAVVSDKAAAAQARVFKKANEGHLKH